The Pseudomonas baetica genome includes a region encoding these proteins:
- a CDS encoding polysaccharide biosynthesis tyrosine autokinase, with the protein MQLPSVIASRDNDQDSIDLLGIFGSLIDQKWLIGAFTGAFMAAGVAYAVLATPVYLANALVQVEPKKNDMLGFSDLNSMLGGQSPSVTEIGIIKSRAVIGKTVDDLRLDIDVTPNRFPVIGGFLARRYRGETESSVAAPRFGLSSYAWGGERLEFARLNLPKELLGKKLTLVAGEQHQFQLFDENDNLLVEGVTGEAFTQDGVEGLITQLAANPGTRFEVVRNPRIVTVQSYQDALDISEQGKESGIIRLALASTDAAEAVKILNKIAALYVEQNVRRTSAEAAQSLAFLQSQLPQVKRDLAKASDALNAYQTHGKTVNISLETQSVLGQSVALETRISELRMQQAEMDRKFTKQHPAYRALMSQIGELTQQQKSLESKVGDLPATQQELLNLTRDVEVASQIYTQLLNKSQELDIVRAGAVGNVRLIDTADVDLTSPVKPKKPLIVLIATFLGAFIGVALVLLRKSLSRGLEGPEAIEQLGLPVYASIPYSTLQQEEDGRTGRARDGVDKPAYLLALRNPTDLSIESIRSLRTCLHFAALDSTNNRIMISGPSPQVGKTFVSSNLAAVMAQSGQRVVLIDADMRKGHLHKTLNVPIDNGLSDLLVKRCSLEQAINKIDGADLHFISRGQVPPNPSELLMHANFRELLAQLSDRYDVVIIDTPPLLAVTDAAIVGRDAGISLIVTRFGVNPAKEIELTIRRFAQNGIELKGAVFNGVEKRAASYYGNGGYGYYNYEYASDKS; encoded by the coding sequence ATGCAGTTACCGTCAGTAATCGCCAGCCGTGATAACGATCAAGACAGTATTGATCTGCTCGGCATATTCGGCAGCTTGATTGACCAGAAGTGGTTGATCGGCGCGTTCACCGGCGCCTTCATGGCCGCCGGTGTTGCCTATGCAGTGTTGGCCACGCCCGTGTACCTGGCGAATGCGCTGGTGCAGGTCGAACCGAAAAAGAACGACATGCTCGGGTTTTCCGACCTCAACAGCATGCTCGGTGGGCAATCGCCGTCGGTGACCGAAATCGGCATCATCAAGTCGCGCGCGGTGATCGGCAAAACCGTCGATGATCTGCGTCTGGATATCGACGTCACGCCCAACAGGTTCCCGGTCATTGGCGGCTTTCTCGCCCGCCGCTATCGCGGCGAAACCGAATCCAGCGTAGCGGCGCCACGTTTTGGCCTGAGCAGTTATGCCTGGGGCGGTGAGCGCCTGGAGTTTGCCCGCCTCAATCTGCCTAAAGAATTGCTGGGCAAGAAGCTCACGTTGGTCGCGGGTGAGCAACATCAATTCCAGTTATTTGATGAAAACGACAACTTGCTGGTGGAAGGCGTGACGGGCGAAGCCTTCACGCAGGACGGTGTGGAAGGGCTGATCACGCAGTTGGCAGCGAACCCCGGCACGCGTTTCGAAGTCGTGCGCAACCCACGGATCGTGACTGTCCAGAGTTATCAGGATGCGCTGGATATTTCCGAGCAAGGCAAGGAGTCGGGGATCATTCGCCTCGCCTTGGCCAGCACCGACGCCGCCGAAGCGGTCAAGATCCTCAACAAGATCGCCGCGCTGTACGTCGAGCAAAACGTGCGTCGCACCTCGGCCGAAGCGGCGCAGAGCCTGGCCTTCCTGCAAAGTCAGTTGCCGCAGGTCAAACGCGATCTGGCCAAGGCCAGCGATGCGCTCAACGCCTACCAGACCCACGGCAAAACCGTGAATATCTCGCTGGAAACCCAATCGGTGCTCGGTCAGTCCGTGGCGCTCGAAACGCGGATTTCCGAGTTGCGAATGCAGCAGGCGGAGATGGATCGAAAATTCACCAAACAGCATCCGGCCTACCGCGCGTTGATGTCGCAGATTGGCGAACTGACCCAGCAACAGAAATCGCTGGAAAGCAAAGTCGGCGACCTGCCGGCTACGCAACAGGAGCTGCTCAATCTGACTCGCGATGTCGAAGTGGCCTCGCAGATCTACACGCAACTGCTCAACAAATCCCAAGAGCTGGACATCGTCCGTGCCGGCGCAGTCGGCAACGTGCGCCTGATCGATACAGCGGATGTCGACCTGACCAGCCCGGTCAAACCGAAAAAGCCCTTGATCGTGCTCATTGCCACGTTCCTCGGCGCCTTCATCGGCGTGGCCCTCGTGCTGCTGCGCAAATCCCTGAGCCGTGGCCTGGAAGGGCCAGAGGCTATCGAGCAACTTGGCTTGCCGGTCTATGCGTCAATTCCTTACAGCACACTGCAACAGGAAGAGGACGGCAGGACGGGACGCGCCCGTGACGGCGTCGATAAACCGGCGTACCTGTTGGCGCTACGCAATCCAACGGACCTGTCCATCGAATCGATCCGCAGCCTGCGTACCTGTCTGCACTTCGCCGCGCTGGATTCAACCAACAATCGCATCATGATTTCCGGGCCGAGCCCGCAGGTCGGCAAGACTTTCGTGTCCTCCAACCTCGCCGCCGTCATGGCGCAGAGCGGTCAACGTGTGGTGCTGATCGATGCCGACATGCGTAAAGGGCATCTGCACAAGACCCTGAACGTACCGATCGACAATGGTTTGTCCGACCTGTTGGTCAAGCGCTGCAGCCTCGAGCAGGCGATCAATAAAATCGATGGTGCCGACCTGCACTTCATCAGTCGCGGCCAGGTGCCACCCAATCCTTCCGAGCTGTTGATGCACGCCAACTTCCGCGAACTGCTGGCGCAACTCAGCGACAGGTACGACGTGGTGATCATCGATACACCGCCGCTGCTGGCCGTGACCGACGCGGCGATTGTCGGCCGTGATGCGGGTATCAGCCTGATCGTCACGCGCTTCGGGGTGAACCCGGCCAAAGAGATCGAGCTGACCATTCGCCGCTTTGCCCAGAACGGCATTGAGCTCAAAGGCGCGGTATTCAACGGCGTCGAGAAGCGTGCCGCGAGCTATTACGGCAACGGTGGCTACGGCTATTACAACTACGAATACGCGTCCGACAAGTCCTGA
- a CDS encoding glycosyltransferase, with protein sequence MKKILHVAETIKGGVATVIRTISASPEDDAANYQLVYLVPQDQEKELHGIAPQQIRTFARTGRNVPSLLRFAWRLTQVMLKEKPDVVHLHSTFSGVIGRCVCVLLRPWRKPKIVYCPHAFSFLMESSPTKQKVYAWIERVLQKVTDVIICVSQYELDKAARFGIERKRMKLIYNGIPHRDDALKPTNPEPIHLLFVGRLDYQKGFDVLLKAYAKVQRNDLKLTVVGSAVNEDVVECPPMDSVEYLPWVTPSEVHALYQKADALIVPSRWEGFAMVPLEGMAMGLPVIASNCTSLPELVTDEVSGYVFPSGDHQALADVLSKIQKPRLLDLGNEGRSIVRERFSAALMIRQTYDLYRAPSY encoded by the coding sequence GTGAAAAAAATACTGCACGTGGCTGAAACGATAAAAGGCGGCGTCGCGACGGTGATCCGCACGATTTCAGCGTCGCCTGAAGACGACGCTGCCAACTATCAACTGGTCTATCTGGTCCCGCAGGATCAGGAAAAAGAACTGCACGGCATCGCCCCGCAGCAGATCCGCACCTTCGCCCGGACCGGGCGTAATGTGCCGTCGCTGCTGCGTTTCGCCTGGCGCCTGACCCAGGTGATGCTCAAGGAAAAACCCGACGTGGTGCATTTGCACAGCACCTTCTCCGGGGTCATCGGCCGTTGCGTGTGTGTGCTGTTGCGGCCGTGGCGCAAGCCGAAAATTGTCTATTGCCCGCACGCTTTTTCGTTCCTGATGGAAAGCTCGCCAACCAAGCAGAAAGTCTATGCGTGGATCGAGCGGGTGCTGCAGAAGGTCACCGACGTGATCATTTGCGTCAGCCAGTACGAGCTGGATAAAGCCGCGCGGTTCGGCATCGAACGCAAGCGCATGAAGCTGATCTACAACGGCATTCCTCACCGCGATGACGCGCTGAAGCCGACTAATCCCGAGCCGATTCACCTGCTGTTTGTCGGCCGGCTCGACTATCAGAAAGGCTTCGACGTGTTGCTCAAGGCCTACGCCAAGGTGCAGCGCAACGACCTGAAACTGACGGTGGTCGGCAGTGCGGTCAACGAGGATGTGGTCGAGTGCCCGCCGATGGACTCGGTTGAATACTTGCCGTGGGTCACGCCGAGTGAAGTGCACGCGCTGTATCAAAAAGCCGATGCGCTGATCGTCCCGAGTCGGTGGGAAGGTTTCGCCATGGTGCCGCTGGAAGGCATGGCCATGGGGCTGCCGGTGATTGCCAGCAATTGCACGTCATTGCCCGAACTGGTCACCGACGAAGTGTCCGGCTACGTCTTCCCCTCAGGTGACCACCAGGCGCTGGCCGACGTGCTGTCGAAAATCCAGAAGCCGCGGTTGCTCGACCTCGGCAACGAAGGTCGCAGCATCGTCCGCGAGCGTTTCAGCGCCGCGTTGATGATTCGCCAGACCTACGACCTGTACCGCGCTCCCTCTTACTAA
- a CDS encoding polysaccharide pyruvyl transferase family protein, translated as MNVTILHGYSASNSGDGLLVDLAIALVQRNFGEDTAISVVASDPESFSYLPHPRFNAPVMAAKGLGRVKQAVFLNQSYAGLADLLKKTDLIVGVGGGYMRSKSAFEHIKLKLGHAKQLETAILSKVPSVYLPQSIGPFHGESSKIVEHYASADAVFVRDNRSSAIFDACENVYRAPDLAVQSLASKILLQPKFTRCASSPATVCVVLRKPPEWSKEKKVAYVANLKLLLQRLKNKSKVVCAVQSAVRGNDDGAFYRELGISEDLLSLKATIAKYQPDLVISVRLHGAIESLLSGVPAYHISYERKGFGAYQDMGVEDWVINGGDINVDTIIDTVYAPNALSDFGKRLTDTCREIEAKTVAMDDIIKGIVR; from the coding sequence ATGAACGTAACGATTTTGCATGGCTACAGTGCGTCCAACTCCGGTGACGGCCTGCTCGTCGATCTGGCCATTGCCTTGGTGCAGCGCAACTTTGGCGAAGACACCGCGATCAGTGTCGTGGCTTCCGACCCCGAATCCTTCAGCTACTTGCCGCACCCGCGTTTTAACGCACCGGTGATGGCGGCCAAGGGGCTGGGCCGGGTCAAACAAGCGGTGTTTCTCAATCAGTCCTATGCCGGGCTCGCTGACCTGTTGAAGAAGACCGATCTGATCGTCGGCGTCGGCGGCGGTTACATGCGCTCCAAAAGTGCCTTCGAACACATCAAGTTGAAACTCGGCCACGCCAAGCAACTGGAAACCGCGATCCTCAGCAAGGTGCCTTCGGTGTACCTGCCGCAAAGCATCGGGCCGTTCCACGGCGAGAGCAGCAAGATCGTCGAGCACTATGCCAGCGCCGATGCGGTGTTCGTGCGCGACAATCGTTCGTCGGCGATCTTCGATGCCTGTGAAAACGTCTATCGCGCGCCGGATCTGGCGGTGCAGTCGCTGGCCAGCAAAATCCTTCTGCAACCCAAGTTCACCCGCTGCGCCTCGTCACCCGCCACGGTGTGCGTGGTGCTGCGCAAGCCGCCGGAGTGGAGCAAGGAAAAGAAAGTCGCCTACGTCGCCAACCTGAAGTTGCTGCTGCAGCGCCTGAAGAATAAAAGCAAAGTGGTCTGCGCCGTGCAAAGTGCCGTGCGCGGCAACGATGACGGCGCGTTCTATCGCGAACTGGGCATCAGCGAAGACCTGCTGTCGTTGAAGGCCACGATTGCCAAATATCAACCGGACCTGGTGATTTCCGTGCGCTTGCACGGCGCCATCGAATCGCTGCTGTCGGGCGTGCCGGCGTACCACATCAGTTATGAGCGCAAAGGCTTTGGCGCCTATCAAGACATGGGCGTCGAGGACTGGGTGATCAACGGTGGCGACATCAATGTCGACACCATCATCGACACGGTTTATGCGCCAAATGCCCTGTCCGATTTCGGTAAACGCCTGACCGACACCTGCCGCGAGATCGAGGCAAAAACCGTGGCCATGGACGACATCATCAAAGGGATCGTTCGATGA
- a CDS encoding oligosaccharide flippase family protein produces MIFRLLLRGGALGAKFLLVLAITHFLGYEALGFYGVVVAASLIASKFYSVGFSSEINRLISVGGSSRRVVDKVLLLYLAVGLVLSLVTVGIYSLFQQVDAPIALIACITLVLLTEHLSFEINSFVFSAQKATAGALLFFIKTGLWALLAVGGMMFGWVSGVASVLWLWVAANVLVIIAGYLIVVKVHHGRESGTLATATVWKAGLPFYFGTGLIALSQYAERFLIADLEPYANLGKYVYAWSAANTLQALSYAVVAVVGIPLLAKRFQAEQQPFTVKQLFVNKWVARSLVVSAAVAVAIYLFFNIVLDYVATSVPRPDNALLGVLIFSFALRAIGDIVWGGLIASKNSRVSLASAAFCLLVSVPVSYVLIKHYSIYGAAWGNVFAIIVQLGVIALLTRVTATKKAAMSWA; encoded by the coding sequence ATGATATTTCGGCTACTGCTTCGCGGCGGTGCCTTGGGCGCGAAGTTTTTGCTGGTGCTGGCCATCACCCATTTCCTCGGTTATGAGGCCCTGGGTTTTTACGGCGTGGTGGTCGCCGCGTCGTTGATCGCATCGAAGTTCTACAGCGTCGGTTTCAGTTCCGAAATCAATCGCTTGATCAGTGTCGGTGGCAGTTCGCGCCGGGTGGTCGACAAGGTTTTGCTGCTGTATCTGGCGGTGGGGCTGGTGTTGTCGCTGGTGACCGTGGGGATTTACTCACTGTTCCAGCAGGTTGATGCGCCCATCGCGCTGATCGCTTGTATCACCCTGGTGTTGCTCACCGAGCACCTGTCGTTCGAGATCAACTCGTTCGTGTTTTCCGCGCAGAAAGCCACGGCGGGCGCATTGCTGTTCTTTATCAAGACCGGTCTGTGGGCACTGCTCGCCGTGGGCGGGATGATGTTCGGTTGGGTGTCAGGCGTCGCCAGTGTGTTGTGGCTGTGGGTCGCCGCCAACGTGTTGGTGATCATCGCCGGTTACCTGATTGTGGTGAAGGTTCATCACGGGCGAGAGAGCGGCACACTGGCTACGGCTACGGTGTGGAAGGCCGGCTTGCCGTTCTATTTCGGCACCGGGTTGATCGCCTTGAGTCAGTACGCCGAGCGCTTTCTGATCGCCGACCTCGAACCCTACGCCAACCTCGGTAAATACGTGTACGCGTGGTCGGCGGCCAACACCTTGCAAGCGTTGTCTTACGCAGTGGTGGCGGTGGTCGGGATTCCGCTGCTGGCCAAGCGTTTCCAGGCTGAGCAGCAACCGTTCACGGTCAAGCAACTGTTTGTGAACAAGTGGGTTGCACGTTCGCTGGTGGTATCCGCTGCCGTGGCGGTGGCGATTTATCTGTTCTTCAACATCGTGCTCGATTACGTCGCCACCAGCGTGCCGCGTCCGGACAACGCGCTGCTTGGCGTGCTGATCTTTTCCTTCGCCCTGCGGGCGATTGGCGACATCGTCTGGGGCGGTTTGATTGCCTCGAAAAACAGTCGGGTGTCACTCGCCAGTGCGGCGTTCTGCTTGCTGGTTTCAGTGCCGGTCAGCTATGTGCTGATCAAGCACTATTCGATTTATGGCGCGGCCTGGGGCAACGTCTTCGCGATCATCGTGCAGCTCGGCGTGATTGCCCTGTTGACCCGCGTGACCGCAACGAAAAAGGCCGCTATGTCATGGGCCTGA
- a CDS encoding acyltransferase family protein has translation MSSKKKSLEIETLRGLACLLLVLYHVIGPLGGGLKIDIGSPFRVIADSMVYVRMPLFTFISGYIYSIYKIRGNDFSAFFSGKVRRLIVPLFCVGVPFSVLQAVGPGVNKDVGVIDALLSFWVPINHFWFLQAVFIIFMFVGLLEWRGLLRSATRLYLLFAFAAAVFLLPPFKFDAFGINGAIYLLPFFVAGMIGQENVEVLKQRFKVIGPLVFVLISLTLLYVAAIDRELIVDRRSLIGLTVGCVSCIALLSSDMRSKWLTWLGGYSYAIFLFHVLFAATSRFVLGRLGVKDESLLVFGGVACGLLGPVVLSMIFSRFNFTSVLFLGERAASKKPLAPITPVVQA, from the coding sequence ATGTCGAGCAAGAAAAAGTCCCTGGAGATCGAAACCCTGCGCGGGCTGGCGTGCCTGCTGCTGGTGCTCTATCACGTCATCGGCCCGTTGGGTGGTGGTTTGAAGATCGATATCGGCTCGCCGTTCCGGGTGATTGCCGACTCGATGGTGTACGTGCGCATGCCGCTGTTCACCTTCATTTCCGGGTACATCTATTCCATCTACAAAATCCGTGGCAATGACTTTTCCGCGTTCTTTTCCGGCAAGGTGCGGCGGCTGATCGTGCCGCTGTTTTGCGTGGGCGTGCCGTTCTCCGTACTGCAAGCGGTAGGGCCTGGAGTGAACAAGGACGTCGGCGTGATCGACGCATTGTTGTCGTTCTGGGTGCCGATCAACCACTTCTGGTTCTTGCAGGCGGTGTTCATCATTTTCATGTTCGTCGGCCTGCTGGAGTGGCGCGGCCTGCTGCGTTCGGCGACGCGTTTGTATCTGCTGTTTGCCTTTGCGGCAGCGGTGTTTTTGCTGCCGCCGTTCAAGTTCGATGCGTTCGGCATCAACGGCGCGATCTACCTGCTGCCGTTTTTTGTGGCGGGGATGATTGGCCAGGAAAATGTCGAGGTGTTGAAGCAGCGGTTCAAGGTGATCGGCCCGCTGGTGTTTGTGCTGATCTCGCTGACGCTGCTGTATGTGGCGGCAATTGATCGCGAGCTGATCGTTGATCGTCGCAGTCTGATTGGCCTGACCGTGGGTTGCGTGTCGTGCATTGCCTTGCTGTCCAGTGACATGCGCTCGAAGTGGCTGACCTGGCTGGGCGGGTATTCCTACGCGATTTTCCTGTTCCATGTGTTGTTCGCGGCCACGTCGCGGTTTGTGCTGGGGCGTTTGGGGGTGAAGGATGAAAGCCTGCTGGTGTTCGGTGGCGTGGCGTGCGGTTTGCTCGGGCCGGTGGTGTTGTCGATGATTTTCAGTCGGTTCAATTTCACTTCCGTGCTGTTTCTTGGTGAGCGCGCGGCAAGCAAAAAACCGTTGGCGCCCATCACCCCGGTGGTGCAGGCCTAA
- a CDS encoding SGNH/GDSL hydrolase family protein gives MLAVDDVQPVAASVVEVGDARERFAQWREGKAGKVLSVSVIGDSYSAGQDFYLNKLVQRVAGEVGFAGPGYVGFNHGAALGGTHFKYTRSSEKYFGGGWDVSGLGQASPDSRTVTGQPGAWLQIDANPTPRINTAVTQAKLLYRGNGEPGEVRYRWAPSQDWKPLTLAGSGVQEVPLPGTPTAADWAFRLEVVKGAPTLFGLWMSNDQNGIRVSKLAASGAASADFYHKDPHWQTQWKAAVSKIPADVYLIMLGGNDQGFGVKPEAYLHNVQGLVGMIREIQPAASINLIMRQDTTRSSAYPMSAYAQVLQPWAHEQHLGYANLQCAFGSDVKRYAAAMIGPDKIHPVPATGGKVIADYFYRWIVGADDNCSASRQ, from the coding sequence ATGTTGGCAGTTGATGACGTCCAGCCCGTTGCGGCGTCAGTGGTTGAGGTGGGCGATGCGCGCGAGCGCTTTGCTCAGTGGCGCGAAGGCAAGGCCGGCAAGGTTTTGTCCGTCTCGGTAATCGGCGACAGCTACAGCGCCGGGCAGGATTTCTATCTGAACAAACTGGTGCAGCGCGTGGCCGGGGAGGTCGGTTTCGCCGGCCCCGGTTACGTTGGCTTCAACCATGGCGCGGCGCTGGGTGGCACGCATTTCAAATACACCCGCAGCAGCGAGAAGTACTTTGGTGGCGGCTGGGATGTGTCCGGCCTCGGCCAGGCCAGTCCTGACAGCCGCACGGTGACAGGGCAGCCCGGCGCCTGGTTACAGATCGATGCCAACCCGACACCTCGGATCAACACGGCGGTCACCCAGGCGAAGTTGCTTTATCGGGGCAATGGCGAACCCGGTGAGGTGCGCTATCGCTGGGCGCCATCGCAAGACTGGAAGCCATTGACGCTCGCAGGCTCAGGCGTTCAGGAAGTGCCATTGCCGGGCACACCGACTGCGGCGGATTGGGCATTCAGACTGGAAGTGGTGAAGGGGGCACCGACGCTGTTCGGCCTGTGGATGAGCAATGATCAGAACGGCATTCGGGTTTCCAAACTCGCGGCGTCTGGCGCGGCATCTGCTGACTTCTATCACAAGGACCCGCACTGGCAGACCCAGTGGAAAGCTGCCGTGTCGAAAATTCCCGCCGACGTTTACCTGATCATGCTCGGTGGCAACGATCAGGGCTTTGGGGTGAAGCCCGAAGCGTATCTGCACAATGTGCAGGGTCTGGTGGGGATGATCCGCGAGATCCAGCCAGCCGCGAGCATCAACCTGATCATGCGTCAGGACACCACGCGGTCCAGTGCCTATCCGATGTCGGCGTATGCGCAGGTTCTGCAACCCTGGGCGCACGAGCAGCATCTGGGCTACGCCAATCTGCAATGCGCCTTTGGCTCCGACGTCAAACGCTATGCGGCCGCGATGATTGGTCCGGACAAGATTCATCCAGTCCCGGCTACGGGTGGAAAGGTGATTGCCGATTATTTTTACCGCTGGATAGTGGGCGCTGACGATAACTGCTCCGCATCCCGGCAGTGA
- a CDS encoding mannose-1-phosphate guanylyltransferase has protein sequence MNIAQHSVEIEREVGNLGVVSWLSRHQPLPSANEPWLGTILLVERIGMFPSSGDIPRTMADPYPLLAHLKKLYSEQALEIDDRDGLKVIFSDWRFRVRICCNDPAIIINVETRCDTRLMPQKISELLNQVDAFNQNV, from the coding sequence ATGAACATTGCACAACATTCCGTAGAGATTGAACGCGAGGTGGGCAACCTCGGGGTGGTGAGTTGGTTGTCGCGCCATCAGCCGTTGCCCAGCGCCAACGAGCCCTGGCTGGGTACTATCTTGTTGGTGGAGCGCATCGGCATGTTCCCATCGTCCGGCGATATTCCCCGGACGATGGCCGATCCCTATCCCCTGCTCGCCCATCTGAAAAAGCTCTACAGCGAGCAGGCGCTGGAAATCGATGACCGCGACGGCCTGAAAGTGATTTTCAGCGACTGGCGCTTTCGCGTGCGCATTTGCTGCAACGACCCGGCGATCATCATCAACGTGGAAACCCGTTGTGATACGCGGTTGATGCCGCAGAAGATTTCCGAATTGCTCAATCAAGTCGACGCGTTTAATCAAAACGTCTGA
- the galU gene encoding UTP--glucose-1-phosphate uridylyltransferase GalU: MIRKCLFPAAGYGTRFLPATKAMPKEMLPIVNKPLIEYAVEEARDAGLQHMAIVTGRGKRALEDHFDISYELEHQIRGTEKEKFLAGTRELIDTCTFSYTRQVEMKGLGHAILSGRPLIGDEPFAVVLADDLCLNLEGDGVLTQMIQLYKKFRCSIVAIQEVPADQTHKYGVIAGELISDGIYRVNNMVEKPAPQDAPSNLAIIGRYILTPDIFDLIADTQPGKGGEIQITDALMKQAQNGCVLAYKFKGLRFDCGDAEGYLQATNFCYENVYLKGR; encoded by the coding sequence ATGATTCGTAAATGTTTGTTCCCCGCTGCCGGCTACGGCACGCGTTTCTTGCCGGCCACCAAAGCCATGCCAAAAGAGATGCTGCCGATCGTCAACAAGCCGTTGATCGAATACGCCGTTGAAGAAGCACGGGACGCCGGTCTGCAACACATGGCCATCGTCACTGGCCGCGGCAAGCGTGCGCTGGAAGACCATTTCGACATCAGCTATGAACTGGAGCACCAGATTCGCGGCACCGAGAAAGAGAAGTTTCTCGCCGGCACCCGTGAGCTGATCGACACCTGCACCTTCTCCTACACCCGTCAGGTGGAAATGAAAGGCCTGGGCCACGCGATTCTCAGCGGTCGGCCATTGATCGGCGATGAACCGTTCGCCGTGGTGCTGGCCGATGACCTGTGCCTGAACCTGGAAGGTGACGGCGTTCTGACGCAGATGATCCAGCTCTACAAGAAATTCCGTTGCTCGATCGTCGCCATCCAGGAAGTCCCGGCCGATCAGACGCACAAGTACGGCGTGATCGCCGGCGAGCTGATTTCCGACGGCATCTACCGGGTAAACAACATGGTGGAAAAACCAGCACCGCAGGACGCGCCGTCGAACCTGGCAATCATCGGTCGCTACATTCTGACGCCGGACATCTTCGACCTGATCGCCGACACCCAACCGGGCAAAGGCGGCGAGATCCAGATCACCGACGCGCTGATGAAACAGGCGCAGAACGGTTGCGTGCTGGCCTACAAGTTCAAGGGCCTGCGCTTCGACTGCGGCGACGCCGAGGGTTATCTGCAAGCGACCAATTTCTGCTACGAAAACGTCTACCTCAAGGGCCGCTGA
- the galE gene encoding UDP-glucose 4-epimerase GalE, producing the protein MKILVTGGAGYIGSHTTLALLEAGYEVVVLDNLCNSSDAALHAVEAICGRSALMIRGDVCDRALLDRIFQEHKIDAVLHFAGLKAVGESVRKPLAYYQTNVSGSITLCQAMAAAGVFRLVFSSSATVYGEPEQMPIREDFPTGTPTNPYGQSKLIVENVLRDLCQSEPRWSIALLRYFNPIGAHHSGHMGEDPNGIPNNLVPYISQVAVGSLQELSIFGNDYPTVDGTGVRDYIHVVDLADGHLKALQSISGRTGIHTWNLGTGDGYSVLQVLHAFEQACGQPVPYRMMPRRSGDIAESWADASKAAKELGWKATRNLQDMVTDTWRWQSNHPKGYLG; encoded by the coding sequence ATGAAGATTCTGGTAACCGGTGGCGCCGGCTATATCGGCTCGCACACCACACTTGCTTTGCTTGAAGCAGGTTATGAAGTTGTCGTGCTGGATAATCTTTGCAACAGCAGCGACGCGGCACTGCACGCGGTGGAAGCCATTTGCGGCAGGAGCGCGTTGATGATTCGCGGTGATGTCTGCGACCGCGCGCTGCTCGACCGGATTTTCCAGGAGCACAAAATTGACGCCGTGCTGCATTTCGCCGGGCTCAAAGCCGTCGGCGAAAGCGTGCGCAAGCCGCTGGCGTACTACCAAACCAACGTCAGCGGTAGCATCACGCTGTGTCAGGCGATGGCGGCGGCCGGGGTGTTCCGGCTGGTGTTCAGCTCCTCGGCGACGGTCTACGGCGAGCCCGAGCAGATGCCGATCCGCGAGGATTTCCCGACCGGTACTCCGACCAATCCTTACGGCCAGTCCAAGCTGATCGTCGAAAACGTGCTGCGCGACCTGTGCCAGTCCGAGCCGCGCTGGAGCATCGCCTTGCTGCGCTACTTCAACCCGATCGGCGCGCATCACAGCGGCCACATGGGTGAAGACCCGAACGGTATCCCCAATAACCTGGTGCCTTATATCAGCCAGGTGGCGGTGGGCAGCCTGCAAGAACTGTCGATCTTCGGCAACGATTACCCCACGGTCGACGGCACCGGCGTGCGCGATTACATCCACGTGGTCGACCTGGCGGACGGGCACTTGAAGGCATTGCAGTCCATCTCTGGACGTACTGGCATTCACACCTGGAACCTCGGCACCGGCGATGGCTACAGCGTCCTGCAAGTGCTGCACGCCTTCGAACAGGCCTGCGGACAACCCGTGCCGTATCGAATGATGCCGCGTCGTTCGGGGGATATCGCCGAGAGTTGGGCCGACGCTTCGAAAGCGGCGAAAGAGTTGGGCTGGAAAGCCACGCGCAACTTGCAGGACATGGTTACCGATACTTGGCGCTGGCAATCCAACCATCCCAAGGGTTATCTCGGCTGA